Proteins co-encoded in one Kribbella qitaiheensis genomic window:
- a CDS encoding ABC transporter permease, with translation MLRRAPGQYWMLVAMWVRSSLAYPASFLLMLVSQALITGTDFIAVLLMFSHLKSFGGFSLAEMALLYGTASMTLGLADLATGSVERIGQRIRSGDLDVWLIRPVPAFLQAVTDNFALRRLGRPLQALLVMVVALGNLQIDWTAPKVGLLAISLISGSVIFGAIFVLGAAFQFVSIDSAELANSFTYGGQQLTQYPLSIFGKNIVRAVTFVVPLAFVNYYPVLYVLDKPAPLGLPGWIGLLAPAVAVVMIALAALAWRGGLRRYRSTGS, from the coding sequence ATGTTGCGACGCGCCCCCGGGCAGTACTGGATGCTGGTGGCGATGTGGGTGCGGTCGTCGCTGGCGTACCCGGCTTCGTTCCTGTTGATGCTGGTGAGCCAGGCCCTCATCACGGGCACCGACTTCATCGCCGTACTGCTGATGTTCAGCCACCTCAAGTCCTTCGGCGGGTTCAGCCTGGCCGAGATGGCCCTGCTCTACGGGACGGCGTCGATGACGCTCGGACTGGCGGATCTCGCCACCGGATCGGTCGAGCGGATCGGGCAGCGGATCCGGTCGGGCGACCTCGATGTCTGGCTGATCCGGCCGGTTCCGGCGTTCCTGCAGGCCGTCACGGACAACTTCGCCCTGCGTCGGCTGGGTCGCCCGCTGCAGGCGCTGCTCGTGATGGTGGTTGCCCTCGGCAACCTCCAGATCGACTGGACGGCGCCGAAGGTGGGTCTGCTGGCGATCTCGCTGATCAGCGGGTCGGTCATCTTCGGCGCGATCTTCGTCCTCGGCGCCGCGTTCCAGTTCGTCTCGATCGACTCGGCCGAACTGGCCAACTCCTTCACCTACGGCGGCCAGCAGCTCACGCAGTACCCGTTGTCGATCTTCGGCAAGAACATCGTCCGGGCCGTCACCTTCGTCGTACCGCTCGCCTTCGTCAACTACTACCCGGTGCTCTACGTGCTGGACAAGCCGGCGCCGCTCGGGCTGCCGGGCTGGATCGGCCTGCTCGCACCGGCCGTCGCCGTCGTCATGATCGCGCTGGCGGCACTCGCCTGGCGTGGTGGTCTGCGTCGCTATCGAAGTACTGGGAGCTGA
- a CDS encoding ABC transporter permease produces the protein MGVYWAIAVRSFRRFSTYRIATLSGAFTNTVFGFIFCGVYLTLWHSSPGLGGYDVSDALTFVWLQQGLLAPIGIFGATTTMELGERVRTGEIAVDLYRPTQLMIWWLSVDAGRAWFQLLTRGGAPLLVGAIVFDLNFPSSVGQWLAVVVGLAFGILVSFGVRYLVALSGFWITDSRGLESLAMVLSLFFSGTILPLVVFPGWIGAVARATPWAATLQVPIDIWLGRNPGGTTSGLGFQLFWIVVLFLAGRLATVFATRKVVIAGG, from the coding sequence GTGGGGGTGTACTGGGCGATCGCGGTGCGGTCGTTTCGGCGATTCTCGACGTACCGGATCGCCACCCTGTCCGGCGCGTTCACCAATACCGTGTTCGGGTTCATCTTCTGCGGGGTCTACCTGACCCTGTGGCATTCTTCTCCGGGCCTCGGCGGGTACGACGTGTCCGACGCGCTCACGTTCGTCTGGCTGCAGCAGGGATTGCTGGCGCCGATCGGGATCTTCGGCGCGACCACCACGATGGAGCTCGGCGAGCGGGTCCGGACCGGTGAGATCGCGGTGGATCTGTACCGGCCGACCCAGCTGATGATCTGGTGGCTCTCGGTCGACGCCGGCCGGGCCTGGTTTCAGTTGCTGACCCGGGGCGGCGCTCCGCTGCTGGTCGGGGCAATCGTGTTCGACCTGAACTTCCCGTCGTCCGTTGGCCAATGGCTGGCGGTCGTCGTCGGGCTGGCGTTCGGCATCCTGGTGAGTTTCGGGGTCCGGTACCTGGTCGCGCTGTCGGGATTCTGGATCACCGACTCGCGCGGGCTGGAGAGCCTGGCGATGGTGCTGTCGCTGTTCTTCTCCGGCACCATCCTGCCGCTGGTCGTGTTCCCCGGCTGGATCGGCGCGGTGGCCCGGGCGACCCCGTGGGCGGCGACGCTGCAGGTGCCGATCGACATCTGGCTCGGGCGCAACCCGGGTGGGACCACCTCCGGACTGGGGTTCCAGTTGTTCTGGATCGTCGTGCTGTTCCTGGCCGGCCGGCTGGCGACCGTGTTCGCGACCCGGAAGGTGGTGATCGCCGGTGGTTGA
- a CDS encoding alpha/beta fold hydrolase translates to MSAKTLSKLAVPGATLHYEVTGSGPLLLLIADGESDSGAFDSIVGPLAAEYTVVAYDPRGNSRSPYAGLAVGEEPVDEQVEVSSADALALMDLLSPDHPAFVFGTGTGAITGMDLMSRYPDRVRMLVAHEPPAVELLAEAANSREFFAEVYDTCRREGVPMAQLLYAGGTGLDEDDLPAPEDLRPEFRELLDRTEANAGNFFAHKMLPFTRYRPDLRALKEVADKVVPAAGVAAARHLPAQPVMVLSDAIGWPVVSFPGGHNGYASHPIQFATLLAQVLEAELS, encoded by the coding sequence ATGAGCGCCAAGACGCTGAGCAAACTGGCCGTGCCGGGCGCGACCCTGCACTACGAGGTGACCGGGTCCGGTCCGCTGCTGTTGCTGATCGCCGACGGCGAGTCGGACTCGGGCGCGTTCGACAGCATCGTCGGCCCGCTCGCCGCGGAGTACACGGTGGTCGCCTACGACCCGCGCGGCAACTCCCGCAGCCCGTACGCCGGGCTGGCAGTCGGCGAGGAGCCGGTTGACGAGCAGGTGGAAGTCTCATCGGCGGACGCGCTGGCTCTGATGGACCTGCTGTCGCCCGACCACCCTGCCTTCGTCTTCGGCACCGGGACGGGCGCGATCACCGGGATGGACCTGATGAGCCGGTATCCGGACCGGGTCCGGATGCTGGTGGCGCACGAACCGCCGGCCGTCGAACTGCTGGCCGAGGCGGCGAACTCGCGGGAGTTCTTCGCCGAGGTGTACGACACCTGCCGCCGCGAGGGCGTGCCGATGGCGCAGCTGCTGTACGCGGGCGGGACCGGGCTGGACGAGGACGACCTGCCTGCACCCGAGGACCTGCGACCGGAGTTCCGCGAGCTGCTGGACCGGACCGAGGCGAACGCCGGCAACTTCTTCGCGCACAAGATGTTGCCGTTCACCCGCTATCGGCCGGACCTGCGAGCGTTGAAGGAGGTTGCGGACAAGGTGGTCCCGGCTGCTGGGGTGGCCGCCGCCAGACACCTGCCGGCCCAGCCGGTGATGGTGCTCTCCGACGCCATCGGCTGGCCCGTGGTCAGCTTCCCCGGCGGCCACAACGGGTATGCCAGCCACCCGATCCAGTTCGCCACCCTGCTCGCCCAGGTGCTGGAGGCGGAGCTCAGCTAA
- a CDS encoding alpha/beta hydrolase → MTTKTLNQVSVPGATLHYEVTGSGPVLLLISGGATDAAAFDGIVPQLAEQYTVVTYDPRGNSRSPYAGEPADERVDQAAEDGLAILDLVTPYSPAYVFGSSSGAITGMELLVRHPDRVRLLVAHEPPAVELLPDATSSREFFFQVYETYRRDGRVAADRLFLGGIGMDEADELPPLTELPPEFREVMERMDANSDVFFEHKLLPFTTYRPDVAALAELEDKIVPAVGSESSKVLPAEPILALSERLGWSVVAFPGGHAGYTTDPFEFATLLLRVLAGKVAR, encoded by the coding sequence ATGACCACCAAGACGCTCAATCAGGTGTCCGTCCCCGGCGCCACGCTGCATTACGAGGTCACTGGCAGCGGCCCGGTCCTGTTGCTCATCTCCGGTGGCGCCACCGACGCGGCAGCCTTCGACGGGATCGTGCCACAGCTCGCCGAGCAGTACACCGTGGTCACCTACGATCCGCGCGGCAACTCACGCAGTCCGTACGCCGGGGAGCCGGCCGACGAGCGCGTCGACCAGGCGGCCGAGGATGGGCTTGCCATCCTGGACCTGGTCACGCCTTACTCGCCGGCCTACGTGTTCGGCAGTAGCTCCGGGGCGATCACCGGGATGGAGCTGCTCGTCCGGCACCCGGACCGGGTCCGGTTGCTGGTCGCGCACGAGCCGCCGGCGGTCGAACTGTTGCCGGACGCAACATCTTCGCGGGAGTTCTTCTTCCAGGTGTACGAGACCTACCGGCGCGACGGCCGGGTCGCGGCCGACCGGCTGTTCCTCGGCGGGATCGGGATGGACGAGGCCGACGAGCTGCCGCCGCTGACGGAGCTGCCACCGGAGTTCCGCGAGGTGATGGAGCGGATGGACGCCAACAGCGACGTGTTCTTCGAGCACAAGTTGCTGCCGTTCACCACCTATCGCCCGGACGTGGCGGCGTTGGCCGAGCTCGAGGACAAGATCGTCCCGGCCGTCGGCAGCGAGTCGTCGAAGGTGCTCCCGGCCGAGCCGATCCTCGCCCTGTCCGAGCGGCTCGGCTGGTCCGTGGTCGCGTTCCCCGGTGGTCACGCCGGCTACACCACTGACCCGTTCGAGTTCGCCACCCTGCTGTTGCGGGTGCTGGCAGGGAAGGTCGCGCGATGA
- a CDS encoding RecB family exonuclease, producing the protein MNDMLPGMPTKLFVATPTKLLNFADCKRRYRYTYLETPRPPKGPPWAHNTVGAIVHEVLAEFWRRPASRRTGVEAVNLVRSSWRHEGFRDPEQSAVWRERSADMVATYLHNADPYFEPRGVERTVSFSTERASLRGRVDRIDERPARDGSGGTELAIVDYKTGRRPLTSADAKSSLALALYVLGARRVMHRPCTRVELHHLPTNTIAVADHDEESLARHRRRAESIADDAAAAEAEWKQGLTPAEADEAFPPEPSALCGWCDFARICPEGRRVAPPRDPWAALDETDGLPAPEIAEAG; encoded by the coding sequence ATGAACGACATGCTGCCGGGAATGCCGACGAAGCTGTTCGTCGCGACCCCGACGAAGCTGCTCAACTTCGCCGACTGCAAGCGAAGGTACCGCTACACCTACCTGGAGACGCCGCGGCCGCCGAAGGGTCCGCCCTGGGCGCACAACACGGTCGGCGCGATCGTCCACGAAGTGCTGGCCGAGTTCTGGCGCCGGCCCGCCTCCCGGCGTACGGGGGTGGAGGCGGTGAACCTGGTCCGCTCGAGCTGGCGGCACGAGGGGTTCCGCGATCCGGAGCAGTCGGCCGTCTGGCGCGAACGTTCGGCGGACATGGTCGCCACCTACCTGCACAACGCCGACCCGTACTTCGAGCCGCGCGGCGTGGAGCGGACCGTGTCGTTCAGCACGGAGCGGGCGAGCCTGCGCGGCCGGGTCGACCGGATCGACGAGCGCCCGGCCCGGGACGGCAGCGGCGGTACGGAGCTCGCGATCGTCGACTACAAGACCGGTCGCCGGCCGCTGACCAGCGCGGATGCCAAGTCGTCGCTGGCCCTGGCGCTGTATGTCCTCGGCGCGCGCCGGGTCATGCATCGCCCGTGCACGCGGGTCGAGTTGCACCACCTGCCGACGAACACGATCGCGGTCGCCGACCACGACGAGGAGTCGCTGGCCCGGCACCGGCGCCGCGCCGAATCGATCGCCGATGACGCGGCTGCCGCCGAGGCCGAGTGGAAGCAGGGCCTGACACCTGCCGAAGCCGATGAAGCCTTTCCGCCCGAGCCGTCCGCGCTCTGCGGCTGGTGCGACTTCGCCCGGATCTGCCCCGAGGGCCGTCGCGTCGCCCCACCTCGCGACCCCTGGGCCGCCCTCGACGAAACCGACGGCCTGCCCGCTCCGGAGATCGCCGAAGCAGGCTGA
- a CDS encoding MarC family protein → MNSIINFSLLSSVFVTLFVIMDPPGTVPVFISLTAGQSRAVRKKAAWQAVLVAFGVIVVFAAFGQQILHHLGITLPALQCAGGLLLLLIALQLLTDTAEDPVQTKNVNIAFVPLGTPLLAGPGAIVATMVFVQRADGKLADVVAISVGIVLIHVVMWLTLRFSGVIMRILGENGVLLVTRIAGLLLSAIAVQLVADAVTDFINAG, encoded by the coding sequence GTGAACAGCATCATCAATTTCTCGCTGCTCAGCTCGGTTTTCGTCACGCTGTTCGTGATCATGGATCCGCCCGGCACGGTGCCGGTGTTCATCTCGCTGACGGCCGGTCAGTCCCGCGCGGTGCGGAAGAAGGCCGCCTGGCAGGCCGTGCTGGTCGCGTTCGGCGTGATCGTGGTCTTCGCCGCCTTCGGCCAGCAGATCCTGCATCACCTGGGCATCACGCTGCCCGCCCTGCAGTGCGCGGGCGGCCTGCTGCTCCTGCTGATCGCCTTGCAGTTGCTGACCGACACGGCCGAGGACCCGGTCCAGACGAAGAACGTCAACATCGCCTTCGTCCCACTCGGTACGCCGTTGCTCGCGGGGCCTGGCGCGATCGTCGCCACCATGGTGTTCGTGCAGCGCGCCGACGGGAAGCTGGCCGACGTCGTCGCGATCTCGGTCGGCATCGTGCTGATCCACGTGGTGATGTGGCTGACGTTGCGCTTCTCCGGCGTGATCATGCGGATCCTGGGCGAGAACGGCGTCCTGCTGGTCACCCGGATCGCCGGTCTGTTGCTGAGCGCGATCGCGGTCCAGCTGGTGGCCGATGCCGTCACCGATTTCATCAACGCCGGCTGA
- a CDS encoding PHP domain-containing protein has product MRIDLHTHSNRSDGTDPVDVLIAQAKRDGLDVIALTDHDTADGWAEGRRAAEDLAVGFVPGIEISCKLNGISVHLLAYLLDPSYEPLAVELATVRDGRTDRIPSIVGRINAMGVELTVDEVLAQATGTPSVGRPHVADALVAKGVVADRGEAFDRFLADGRPGHVSHYAIDPGRAIDLVREAGGVPVIAHPWGRSSYKVITEETIARFVDEHGLAGIEVDHQDHSAASRTALRGIAQNLGIIYTGSSDHHGAGKINHELGVNSTEPEQFQALLEVAKTNAAASEATVPEAYLP; this is encoded by the coding sequence GTGCGTATCGATCTGCACACCCATTCGAACCGCTCGGACGGCACCGATCCGGTCGACGTCCTGATCGCGCAGGCGAAGCGGGACGGCCTGGACGTGATCGCGCTCACCGATCACGACACGGCCGACGGCTGGGCCGAGGGTCGCCGGGCTGCCGAGGACCTCGCGGTCGGTTTCGTCCCCGGGATCGAGATCTCCTGCAAGCTGAACGGCATCAGCGTCCACCTCCTCGCGTACCTGCTGGACCCGTCGTACGAGCCGCTGGCCGTCGAGCTCGCCACGGTCCGCGACGGCCGGACCGACCGGATTCCGTCGATCGTGGGCCGGATCAACGCCATGGGCGTCGAGCTCACCGTCGACGAGGTGCTGGCCCAAGCGACCGGTACGCCGTCCGTCGGCCGCCCGCACGTCGCCGACGCCCTCGTCGCCAAGGGTGTGGTCGCCGACCGCGGTGAGGCGTTCGACCGGTTCCTGGCCGACGGCCGCCCGGGACACGTGTCCCACTACGCGATCGACCCCGGTCGCGCGATCGACCTGGTCCGCGAGGCCGGCGGCGTGCCGGTGATCGCGCATCCGTGGGGGCGGTCGAGCTACAAGGTCATCACCGAGGAGACCATCGCGCGCTTCGTCGACGAGCACGGCCTCGCCGGAATCGAGGTCGACCACCAGGACCATTCCGCCGCTTCGCGTACTGCGCTGCGGGGAATCGCGCAGAACCTCGGCATCATCTACACCGGCTCCAGCGACCACCACGGCGCCGGCAAGATCAACCACGAGCTGGGTGTGAACAGCACCGAGCCGGAGCAGTTCCAAGCGCTGCTCGAGGTCGCCAAGACGAACGCCGCGGCCAGCGAGGCGACCGTTCCCGAGGCGTACCTGCCGTGA
- a CDS encoding NUDIX domain-containing protein, giving the protein MDGDRVECVGALVYDEQRRLLVVQRANEPGRGLWSLPGGRVEAGEDDPTALTREVAEETGLAVEIGPLVGEVERGAPGGRVYVIRDYQASAVGGVLAAGDDASAAKFVSREEFEDLPTTTLLASTLAQWNALPG; this is encoded by the coding sequence ATGGATGGGGACCGCGTCGAGTGTGTCGGAGCCCTCGTGTACGACGAACAGCGCCGGTTGCTGGTCGTCCAGCGAGCGAACGAACCCGGTCGCGGGCTGTGGTCGCTGCCTGGTGGCCGGGTCGAAGCCGGTGAGGACGACCCGACCGCGCTGACCCGCGAGGTGGCGGAGGAAACCGGCCTCGCGGTCGAGATCGGCCCGCTCGTCGGCGAGGTGGAACGCGGGGCACCCGGCGGCCGGGTCTACGTCATCCGTGACTACCAGGCGTCGGCCGTCGGCGGGGTGCTGGCGGCAGGCGACGACGCCAGCGCCGCCAAATTCGTCAGCCGCGAGGAATTCGAGGACCTCCCCACCACCACTCTCCTGGCCTCCACCCTGGCCCAATGGAACGCCCTACCAGGCTGA
- a CDS encoding GNAT family N-acetyltransferase, whose product MDEAELVEAIETNAAELLMTMGAAGGGEQREDGGVRWTIGGSPIDYHNAVVEAELEDSATADQVVGESLARMKELGVPGCWHVGPSMRPADLGERLVRAGFTYGGAEPGMAVELANLIEPTATGGLEIVRVADDETLAVWAETLGRGFGEGEKEARWVAEVYRREGYGDPWRHYLGLLDGEPVATTTVFLAAGVAGVYFVMTVPEARRRGIGAAITLAALREARDSGFAYGVLGSSPAGKSVYESLGFREYCSIDLYEWSAATD is encoded by the coding sequence GTGGACGAGGCTGAGCTGGTAGAGGCGATCGAGACGAACGCGGCTGAGCTGCTGATGACGATGGGGGCAGCCGGAGGCGGGGAGCAGCGGGAGGACGGTGGGGTGCGCTGGACGATCGGCGGCTCACCGATCGACTACCACAATGCTGTTGTCGAGGCTGAGCTCGAGGACTCGGCAACTGCGGATCAGGTGGTCGGTGAGTCCCTTGCCCGGATGAAAGAGCTGGGTGTGCCCGGGTGCTGGCACGTGGGTCCGTCGATGCGCCCGGCGGATCTGGGTGAGCGGTTGGTGCGGGCGGGGTTCACGTACGGGGGCGCAGAGCCGGGCATGGCAGTCGAACTGGCCAACCTGATCGAGCCGACGGCTACGGGTGGGCTGGAGATTGTTCGGGTGGCGGACGACGAGACGCTGGCGGTTTGGGCGGAGACGTTGGGGCGAGGGTTTGGGGAGGGTGAGAAGGAAGCGCGGTGGGTGGCGGAGGTCTATCGGCGGGAGGGGTACGGGGATCCGTGGCGGCATTACCTTGGCCTGCTTGACGGTGAGCCTGTCGCGACCACCACCGTCTTCCTCGCCGCCGGAGTCGCCGGCGTGTACTTCGTGATGACCGTTCCTGAGGCGCGGCGACGCGGGATCGGGGCTGCGATCACGCTCGCCGCACTGCGGGAGGCGCGGGACTCTGGGTTCGCGTACGGCGTACTGGGGTCGTCGCCGGCAGGGAAGTCCGTCTACGAGAGCCTCGGGTTTCGCGAGTACTGCTCGATCGACCTCTATGAGTGGTCAGCCGCAACGGACTGA
- a CDS encoding DUF4267 domain-containing protein — protein sequence MSLRRFTSILTVVLALAPISFGLRFLLDPHGAASGFGIDPWPTGNAAGYFLVKAGRDLFMGIVLLVLFALRERRATAIAMALVTMVPIVDMITVFTHGGSAATALGIHGLTALIVAADAYLLFRTIKPTEAAAALESSGTQSVAADHS from the coding sequence TTCCATCCTCACCGTCGTCCTCGCGCTCGCCCCGATCTCCTTCGGGCTGCGCTTCCTGCTCGACCCGCACGGTGCCGCGAGCGGCTTCGGTATCGACCCCTGGCCGACGGGCAACGCGGCCGGCTACTTCCTCGTGAAGGCGGGGCGCGACCTGTTCATGGGAATCGTCCTGCTGGTCCTGTTCGCCCTCCGTGAGCGGCGCGCGACGGCGATCGCGATGGCACTCGTCACCATGGTCCCGATCGTGGACATGATCACCGTCTTCACCCACGGCGGTTCCGCTGCCACCGCCCTCGGCATCCACGGCCTCACCGCCCTGATCGTCGCCGCCGACGCCTACCTCCTCTTCCGCACCATCAAGCCGACGGAAGCCGCCGCCGCCCTCGAGTCGAGTGGAACTCAGTCCGTTGCGGCTGACCACTCATAG